The Lysobacter capsici genome has a segment encoding these proteins:
- a CDS encoding alpha/beta fold hydrolase, giving the protein MKTMHLLIALLFCLAPAAQAAECKDTSGYAKARAIIEDLNRIVAPNGIQESYATRIGGVDQWISVRGQDKANPIVLFAHGGPAAPLIPAMWQYQRPLEEYFTVVNWDQRGAGKTFASHDPNAYADTLKIDRYADDAIEIAEYVRKRYGKRKLILMGHSWGTVVAMSAALKRPDLFYAYVGIGQVINVRENERISFEFGLQQAKARGNTEAVKEMETIAPYPGDQPITRERIITARKWAQYYGGMTAYRNESPYYFRAPLLSPEYDDCDRAGVDRGNEFSLGRILPEFLDVDFSKVKAFPIPVVMFMGRHDYTTPSQPTADWLARTQAPFKQGVWFENSSHMIMWEEPGKTLVSLQQYVRPLTDEAKAETKRQSGAD; this is encoded by the coding sequence ATGAAGACGATGCATCTGCTGATCGCCCTGCTGTTCTGCCTCGCGCCCGCGGCCCAGGCCGCCGAATGCAAGGACACCTCCGGCTACGCCAAGGCCCGCGCGATCATCGAAGACTTGAACCGCATCGTCGCGCCGAACGGCATCCAGGAGTCCTACGCCACCCGCATCGGCGGCGTCGACCAGTGGATCAGCGTCCGCGGCCAGGACAAGGCCAATCCGATCGTGCTGTTCGCCCACGGCGGCCCGGCGGCGCCGCTGATCCCGGCGATGTGGCAGTACCAGCGCCCGCTCGAGGAATACTTCACCGTGGTCAACTGGGACCAGCGCGGCGCCGGCAAGACCTTCGCCTCGCACGACCCCAACGCTTACGCCGACACGCTGAAGATCGACCGCTACGCCGACGACGCGATCGAAATCGCCGAATACGTGCGCAAGCGCTACGGCAAGCGCAAGCTCATCCTGATGGGCCACAGCTGGGGCACGGTGGTGGCGATGAGCGCGGCGCTGAAGCGGCCGGACCTGTTCTACGCCTACGTCGGCATCGGCCAGGTCATCAACGTGCGCGAGAACGAACGCATCAGCTTCGAATTCGGCCTGCAACAGGCCAAGGCGCGCGGCAACACCGAGGCGGTCAAGGAAATGGAGACGATCGCGCCGTATCCGGGCGATCAGCCGATCACCCGCGAACGCATCATCACCGCGCGCAAGTGGGCGCAGTACTACGGCGGCATGACCGCCTACCGCAACGAATCGCCGTATTACTTCCGCGCGCCGCTGCTGTCGCCCGAGTACGACGACTGCGACCGCGCCGGCGTCGACCGGGGCAACGAATTCAGCCTGGGCAGGATCCTGCCCGAATTTCTCGATGTCGATTTCAGCAAGGTCAAGGCCTTTCCGATCCCGGTGGTGATGTTCATGGGCCGCCACGACTACACCACGCCCTCGCAGCCGACCGCCGACTGGCTGGCGCGGACCCAGGCGCCGTTCAAGCAGGGCGTGTGGTTCGAAAATTCCTCGCACATGATCATGTGGGAGGAGCCGGGCAAGACCCTGGTGAGCCTGCAGCAGTATGTGCGACCGTTGACCGACGAGGCGAAGGCGGAGACGAAACGCCAGTCGGGCGCGGACTGA
- a CDS encoding DUF6445 family protein codes for MTTSLIVVDDFLEQAAQLREAALRLTYPEQQGAFPGRNSLERIELEGVAGHISNIVGERLKLITPPGSHAKFRITLASDEGKGKVHVDPGYWSGVLYLSRPEDCRGGTDFFRHRRTNTDRRAMNEKELADMGYSSIEESHRDIIERDGLDDSCWETTMSVPMRFNRLLLLRPWLWHTAGQGFGDSLHNGRLVYLMFFAAA; via the coding sequence ATGACCACTTCCCTGATCGTCGTCGATGATTTCCTCGAACAAGCGGCGCAACTGCGCGAAGCGGCGCTGCGCCTGACCTATCCCGAGCAGCAGGGCGCGTTTCCGGGGCGCAATTCGCTCGAGCGGATCGAACTGGAAGGCGTGGCCGGACACATATCCAACATCGTCGGCGAGCGGCTCAAGCTGATCACGCCGCCGGGCTCGCACGCCAAGTTCCGCATCACCCTGGCCAGCGACGAGGGCAAGGGCAAGGTTCACGTCGACCCGGGGTATTGGTCCGGCGTGCTCTACCTCAGCCGTCCGGAGGATTGCCGCGGCGGCACCGACTTCTTCCGTCACCGCCGCACCAACACCGACCGCCGGGCGATGAACGAGAAAGAGCTCGCGGACATGGGGTATAGCTCGATCGAGGAATCCCACCGCGACATCATCGAGCGCGACGGCCTCGACGACAGTTGCTGGGAAACGACGATGAGCGTGCCGATGCGTTTCAACCGGCTGCTGTTGTTGCGCCCCTGGCTGTGGCATACGGCCGGGCAGGGCTTCGGCGACAGTCTGCACAACGGCCGACTGGTCTATCTGATGTTCTTCGCGGCGGCGTAA
- a CDS encoding LysR family transcriptional regulator, whose amino-acid sequence MAHTRINLGALKAFEAAARALSLTRAADELNVTQAAVSHQVRLLENQLGVELFRRLPRGLALTDEGLSLLPAIQEAFGRIDTALDRVGDGLAREVVHVGAVGTFASGWLLPRLAEFAHLHPQVDVRLSTHNNRVDPAAEGLDFAIRYGRGTWPGMQADFLMPAPLSPLCTPKLAAQLRDPADLSRFPLLRSYFVDDWRLWFEAADAVPDGPINGPIFDSSLTMVQCALQGLGIALAPPAMFERELAEGRLVQPFAVELDAGGYWLTRLVLKPVGDGANAFAAWIARAAA is encoded by the coding sequence ATGGCGCATACACGGATCAACCTCGGAGCACTCAAGGCATTCGAGGCCGCGGCGCGGGCCTTGAGCCTTACCCGCGCCGCCGACGAACTCAACGTGACCCAGGCGGCGGTCAGCCATCAGGTGCGCCTGCTCGAAAATCAGCTCGGGGTCGAACTGTTCCGGCGTCTGCCGCGCGGCCTGGCCCTGACCGACGAGGGCCTGAGCCTGCTGCCGGCGATCCAGGAAGCGTTCGGGCGCATCGACACCGCGCTGGATCGGGTCGGCGACGGCCTTGCGCGCGAAGTGGTGCATGTCGGCGCGGTCGGCACCTTCGCCAGCGGCTGGCTGCTGCCGCGGCTGGCCGAGTTCGCGCATCTGCATCCGCAGGTCGACGTGCGTTTGAGCACCCACAACAACCGCGTCGATCCCGCCGCCGAGGGCCTGGATTTCGCGATCCGCTACGGACGCGGCACCTGGCCCGGGATGCAGGCCGATTTCCTGATGCCCGCGCCGCTCTCGCCCTTGTGCACGCCGAAACTGGCCGCGCAGTTGCGCGACCCCGCCGACCTGTCGCGGTTCCCGCTGCTGCGTTCGTACTTCGTCGACGACTGGCGTTTGTGGTTCGAAGCCGCGGACGCGGTGCCCGACGGGCCGATCAACGGCCCGATCTTCGATTCGTCGCTGACCATGGTGCAGTGCGCGCTGCAGGGCCTGGGCATCGCGCTCGCGCCGCCGGCGATGTTCGAACGCGAGCTCGCCGAAGGGCGGCTGGTGCAGCCGTTCGCGGTGGAACTCGATGCGGGCGGCTATTGGCTGACGCGGTTGGTCTTGAAGCCGGTCGGCGACGGCGCGAACGCGTTCGCGGCCTGGATCGCGCGCGCGGCGGCTTAA
- a CDS encoding NAD(P)/FAD-dependent oxidoreductase has translation MRHDVAVVGGSFAGLSAALQLARARRRVLVVDAGLPRNRYSSAAHGMLGHDGKSPAQILDEGRTQLLAYPSVEFVNATATAAREHEGGFALILDDGSERNASRLILATGIRDELPAIPGLRERWGATVLHCPFCHGFEYADRALGVLANHPLSAHQAGMIPDWGPTTYFTQNRFEPDEAEAAHLARRGVTIERVPVVELLGSAPHLDGVRLADGRVIELAALFTAPTSRMASPLAEQLGCEFEDGPLGRYVRVDPMKATSVSGVFAAGDAAAAMQSATLALAAGAMAGFGAYQSLSKTA, from the coding sequence ATGCGTCATGACGTAGCCGTCGTCGGCGGCAGTTTCGCCGGCCTGAGCGCGGCCCTACAGCTCGCGCGTGCGCGCCGTCGCGTGCTGGTGGTCGATGCCGGTCTGCCGCGCAATCGCTATTCGTCGGCGGCGCACGGCATGCTCGGTCACGACGGCAAATCGCCCGCGCAGATTCTCGACGAAGGGCGCACGCAGTTGCTGGCGTATCCGAGCGTCGAGTTCGTCAACGCCACCGCGACCGCCGCGCGCGAACACGAAGGCGGCTTCGCGCTGATTCTGGACGATGGCAGCGAGCGCAACGCATCGCGCCTGATCCTGGCCACCGGCATCCGCGACGAATTGCCGGCGATCCCGGGGCTGCGCGAACGCTGGGGCGCGACGGTGCTGCATTGCCCGTTCTGCCACGGTTTCGAATACGCCGACCGCGCCCTGGGCGTGCTGGCCAATCATCCCTTGTCGGCGCATCAGGCCGGGATGATTCCCGATTGGGGCCCGACCACCTACTTCACCCAGAACCGGTTCGAGCCCGACGAAGCCGAAGCGGCGCATCTGGCCCGACGCGGAGTGACGATCGAACGCGTGCCGGTGGTCGAACTGCTCGGCTCGGCGCCGCATCTGGACGGCGTGCGGCTCGCCGACGGCCGGGTGATCGAACTGGCGGCCTTGTTCACCGCGCCGACCAGCCGCATGGCCAGCCCGTTGGCCGAGCAACTGGGTTGCGAATTCGAGGACGGGCCGCTGGGCCGTTACGTGCGGGTCGATCCGATGAAGGCGACCAGCGTCAGCGGCGTGTTCGCCGCCGGCGATGCGGCCGCGGCCATGCAGAGCGCGACCCTGGCGCTGGCGGCCGGGGCGATGGCGGGCTTCGGTGCGTATCAATCCTTGTCGAAGACGGCGTGA
- a CDS encoding Rrf2 family transcriptional regulator produces MTRVFSRNNVSYMKTPERLSVALHVLLHMAERPEQPMTSEEMAACVGTNPVVIRRSFAGLREAGVVSSVKGHGGGWRLARAPDQVSLAEIQQALGERMVPLAAKHDAPQCLIVRAVVDVLDEAMREAEQVLDRRLATLTLADLAAHAQRLHGRRHMKIGGSGHAS; encoded by the coding sequence TTGACGCGGGTCTTTTCACGTAATAATGTAAGTTACATGAAAACACCCGAACGCCTGTCCGTCGCCCTGCACGTGCTGCTGCACATGGCCGAGCGGCCCGAACAGCCGATGACCTCGGAAGAAATGGCCGCGTGTGTCGGCACCAACCCGGTGGTGATCCGCCGCAGCTTCGCCGGTTTGCGCGAGGCCGGCGTGGTCAGTTCGGTGAAAGGGCACGGCGGTGGCTGGCGGCTGGCGCGGGCGCCCGATCAGGTCAGTTTGGCGGAGATCCAGCAGGCGCTCGGCGAGCGCATGGTGCCGCTCGCGGCCAAGCACGATGCGCCGCAGTGCCTGATCGTGCGCGCCGTGGTCGACGTGCTCGACGAGGCGATGCGCGAAGCCGAGCAGGTGCTCGATCGCCGCCTCGCCACGCTCACGCTGGCCGATCTGGCCGCTCATGCCCAACGTCTGCACGGCAGGCGCCATATGAAAATCGGAGGGAGTGGCCATGCGTCATGA
- a CDS encoding right-handed parallel beta-helix repeat-containing protein produces the protein MGTHAVATERPERFFHTRLARLSLPALLLGSLIAMPAAAQRVGGEGQAHLGALWPAEPPARICGNTALLSNPDPMPANAVRVPAGDNSNIDFRRANTTFWFEPGVHTFSDDIYGQIIAQDNNVYLGAPGAILDGQNKNLYAFTNAARNVTIRYLTIRNFGRGRDNFDQAVVNHDAGDHWTVEYNTIIDNDGAGVFLGSHNTVRFNCLKDNGQYGFSMYKPPVPSTAPQPGEQVPGRSAIVDIELSHNEITGNNTDDWETSTQCGCTGGGKFWDVGGARVVSNYVHGNHGTGLWADTNNIDFLFEGNYIKDNDGVGLWYEISYNATIRSNTFINNAWASGNRDTGSPAPAIYLSESGGDSRLASAVSGSTQLRVQDNYFENNFSGITIYENANRFCNSNGNTSSTYCTPFVHPSVITRPDPAHPSVYPDPVSNLHPCYTDIGGDATLKANCRWRAQNIEVSNNEFYFDPAVVPCGSSGYCGAQALYATGTDNIAWSPYTVQQVQQDVMFNNNNRFSNNHYYGPWRFAKRYGEAISFPVWRAAPYLQDAGSTTDGALFNVIDTPTATLEASAGLWSDWYGAQLARVGVAHGGAYGLQVTVDDSYWGVQVANHPGYRSDGGSKRLSFWVKHASGTPLPTGNARVQLRWAKEDGSAATGDPDTSVSNVYLPALSGDWQQVVSDVVPPPATASVWIVVVGSGSAGIGASFYLDDLVLQDTPL, from the coding sequence ATGGGGACTCACGCAGTGGCCACCGAACGACCCGAACGCTTCTTCCACACCCGCCTTGCCCGGCTGAGCCTGCCGGCGTTGCTGCTGGGCTCGCTGATCGCCATGCCCGCCGCCGCGCAACGCGTGGGCGGCGAGGGCCAGGCCCATCTGGGCGCGCTGTGGCCGGCCGAACCGCCGGCGCGGATCTGCGGCAACACCGCCTTGCTCAGCAATCCCGACCCCATGCCCGCCAACGCGGTGCGGGTGCCGGCCGGCGATAACAGCAACATCGACTTCCGCCGCGCCAACACCACGTTCTGGTTCGAACCGGGCGTGCATACCTTCAGCGACGATATCTACGGCCAGATCATCGCCCAGGACAACAACGTCTACCTCGGCGCGCCCGGCGCGATCCTCGACGGCCAGAACAAGAACCTGTACGCCTTCACCAACGCCGCCCGCAACGTCACCATCCGTTACCTGACCATCCGCAATTTCGGCCGCGGCCGCGACAATTTCGACCAGGCGGTGGTCAACCACGACGCCGGCGACCACTGGACCGTCGAATACAACACCATCATCGACAACGACGGCGCCGGCGTATTCCTCGGCAGCCACAACACGGTCCGCTTCAACTGCCTCAAGGACAACGGCCAGTACGGTTTCAGCATGTACAAGCCGCCGGTGCCGAGCACCGCGCCTCAGCCCGGCGAGCAGGTGCCGGGCCGTTCGGCGATCGTCGATATCGAGCTGAGCCACAACGAAATCACCGGCAACAACACCGACGACTGGGAAACCTCGACCCAGTGCGGCTGCACCGGCGGCGGCAAGTTCTGGGACGTGGGCGGGGCCAGGGTGGTGAGCAACTACGTCCACGGCAACCACGGCACCGGCCTGTGGGCCGACACCAACAACATCGATTTCCTGTTCGAAGGCAATTACATCAAGGACAACGACGGCGTGGGGCTGTGGTACGAGATCAGCTACAACGCCACCATCCGCAGCAATACCTTCATCAACAACGCCTGGGCCTCGGGCAACCGCGACACCGGTTCGCCGGCGCCGGCGATCTATCTGTCCGAATCCGGCGGCGACAGCCGGCTGGCGAGCGCGGTGTCGGGTTCGACCCAGCTGCGCGTGCAGGACAATTATTTCGAGAACAATTTCTCCGGCATCACCATCTACGAGAACGCCAACCGCTTCTGCAATTCCAACGGCAACACCAGTTCGACCTATTGCACGCCGTTCGTGCACCCGTCGGTGATTACCCGTCCGGATCCCGCGCATCCCAGCGTCTATCCCGACCCGGTCAGCAACCTGCACCCGTGCTACACCGACATCGGCGGCGACGCGACCTTGAAGGCCAATTGCCGCTGGCGCGCGCAGAACATCGAAGTCAGCAACAACGAGTTCTACTTCGATCCCGCGGTGGTGCCGTGCGGAAGCTCGGGTTATTGCGGCGCGCAGGCGCTGTACGCGACCGGCACCGACAACATCGCCTGGTCGCCGTATACCGTGCAGCAGGTGCAGCAGGACGTGATGTTCAACAACAACAACCGCTTCAGCAACAATCACTACTACGGCCCGTGGCGCTTCGCCAAGCGCTATGGCGAGGCGATCAGCTTTCCGGTCTGGCGGGCCGCGCCGTATCTGCAGGATGCCGGCAGCACCACCGACGGCGCGCTGTTCAACGTGATCGATACGCCGACCGCGACGCTGGAAGCCTCGGCGGGCCTGTGGTCGGATTGGTACGGCGCGCAACTCGCCCGCGTCGGCGTCGCCCACGGCGGCGCCTATGGCTTGCAGGTGACCGTCGACGACAGCTACTGGGGCGTGCAGGTCGCCAATCATCCCGGCTATCGCTCCGACGGCGGCAGCAAGCGCCTGAGCTTCTGGGTCAAGCACGCCAGCGGCACGCCGTTGCCGACCGGCAATGCGCGGGTGCAGTTGCGCTGGGCGAAGGAAGACGGCAGCGCCGCGACCGGCGACCCGGACACCTCGGTCAGCAACGTCTATCTGCCGGCCCTGAGCGGCGACTGGCAGCAGGTGGTGAGCGACGTGGTGCCGCCGCCGGCGACCGCGAGCGTATGGATCGTGGTGGTGGGTTCGGGTTCGGCCGGGATCGGCGCCTCGTTCTATCTCGACGATCTGGTGCTGCAGGACACGCCGCTTTAA
- the phaZ7 gene encoding extracellular native short-chain-length polyhydroxyalkanoate depolymerase PhaZ7, which translates to MFRNTLTDTLTLVSSALADVRRRSALASGFALAALLPMVGGGALLMPSSAQALDCGSNNGYTCLGAASQYAGGFSPGVGSGGFGGGDCIATRTPVVFVAGNGDSAISFDMPPAAVSGYATPANSVYDELKARGYNDCELFGITYLNADERGSPQNNYHQPAKYQILKTFIDKVKTYTGRGQVDIVTHSLGSSMTLAMLKYHGYQASVRRFINIGGGLRGLQTCLSTGYQSPYAPTCNAEAYVFPYDYYTFGLYPSSGVAYYGYNRWTGSGSNSLRAMPTMYSSISFYTITAGLYDQVQCFTTSYSAGCSSGALFNAASNVKAQVDIGVGSSAYAYDWNWSDGSPYNAGGGDTSNGIGHFRSKTNAGRIVYNMLATTCTTGCANGYVGVNGPAVNR; encoded by the coding sequence ATGTTCCGCAACACGCTTACCGATACGCTCACGCTCGTATCGTCCGCTCTGGCGGACGTTCGTCGCCGGTCCGCGCTCGCTTCGGGCTTCGCTCTCGCCGCGCTGTTGCCGATGGTGGGCGGCGGCGCGCTGCTGATGCCGTCCAGCGCGCAGGCTCTGGATTGCGGCAGCAACAACGGCTACACCTGCCTCGGCGCGGCCAGCCAGTACGCCGGCGGTTTCAGCCCCGGCGTCGGCAGCGGCGGCTTCGGCGGCGGCGACTGCATCGCCACCCGCACGCCGGTGGTGTTCGTGGCCGGCAACGGCGACAGCGCGATCAGCTTCGACATGCCGCCCGCCGCGGTCAGCGGTTACGCCACGCCGGCCAACTCGGTCTACGACGAACTCAAGGCGCGCGGCTACAACGATTGCGAACTGTTCGGCATCACCTACCTCAACGCCGACGAACGCGGCTCGCCGCAGAACAACTACCATCAGCCGGCCAAATACCAGATCCTCAAGACCTTCATCGACAAGGTGAAGACCTACACCGGCCGCGGCCAGGTCGATATCGTCACCCACTCGCTGGGTTCGTCGATGACTCTGGCGATGTTGAAGTACCACGGCTACCAGGCCAGCGTGCGCCGCTTCATCAACATCGGCGGCGGCCTGCGCGGCCTGCAGACCTGCCTGAGCACCGGCTACCAGTCGCCGTACGCGCCGACCTGCAACGCCGAAGCCTATGTGTTCCCGTACGACTACTACACCTTCGGCCTGTACCCGAGCAGCGGCGTGGCCTATTACGGCTACAACCGCTGGACCGGCAGCGGCAGCAACAGCCTGCGCGCGATGCCGACGATGTACAGCTCGATCTCGTTCTACACCATCACCGCCGGCCTCTACGATCAGGTGCAGTGCTTCACCACCAGCTACTCGGCCGGCTGCAGCAGCGGCGCGCTGTTCAACGCGGCGAGCAACGTCAAGGCGCAGGTCGACATCGGCGTGGGCAGCAGCGCCTACGCCTACGACTGGAACTGGAGCGACGGCAGCCCGTACAACGCCGGCGGCGGCGACACCAGCAACGGCATCGGCCATTTCCGCTCCAAGACCAACGCCGGCCGCATCGTCTACAACATGCTCGCCACCACCTGCACCACCGGTTGCGCGAACGGCTACGTCGGCGTCAACGGTCCGGCGGTGAATCGCTGA
- a CDS encoding putative hemolysin, with protein MNRYRLTNRLGLPLALIALTLGLAACNASKQASPTAPSSTQPAPAAEAKPVEPRVGMANPASVHCTTLGGKLEIRTGKDGGQYGLCNLPDGRVCEEWALFRDGKCEKPAE; from the coding sequence ATGAACCGCTATCGCCTGACCAACCGCCTTGGCCTGCCGCTCGCGCTGATCGCCCTGACGCTGGGGCTGGCCGCATGCAATGCATCCAAGCAGGCGTCGCCGACCGCGCCCTCATCGACTCAGCCAGCGCCCGCCGCCGAGGCCAAACCGGTCGAACCCCGCGTCGGCATGGCCAACCCGGCCTCGGTGCATTGCACCACGCTCGGCGGCAAACTCGAGATCCGCACCGGCAAGGACGGCGGCCAGTACGGTCTATGCAACCTGCCCGATGGACGCGTATGCGAGGAGTGGGCGTTGTTCCGCGATGGGAAGTGCGAAAAGCCGGCGGAGTAA
- a CDS encoding lipase family protein codes for MSPNTVSNAQPELDPALTIALAIASKAAYDYYQGLPFTSPDGYQQVGAWTGWDSILFSGSEEKYGLVFQAIDDPGTYIFAFRGTDSDMDAYEDVHFIPTDFVPTQGSISPTPRVSSGFYGIYDGVGGSMSQSMRQQLFALLEQYAPNYVYVTGHSLGAALSQLFSLDLAISQPLPSLNLNFSSPMVGTEDWQTAYEQTIADSASLRVYNYWDYVPSLPPSQFDYRAVGIGFRTAFYVAGEWFPHLLSRHSLVNLTTVLSNALPNNPQQWAGQFPDYVDASLTMISTFPPASADVQWADQMQQHMALETSLKAAS; via the coding sequence ATGAGCCCCAACACCGTCAGCAACGCCCAGCCCGAACTCGATCCTGCCTTGACCATCGCCCTGGCGATCGCCTCCAAGGCCGCCTACGACTACTACCAGGGCCTGCCGTTCACTTCGCCCGACGGTTACCAGCAGGTCGGCGCGTGGACCGGTTGGGATTCGATTCTGTTCAGCGGTTCGGAAGAGAAGTACGGCCTGGTGTTCCAGGCGATCGACGATCCGGGCACCTACATCTTCGCGTTCCGCGGCACCGACTCGGACATGGACGCCTACGAGGACGTGCATTTCATTCCGACCGATTTCGTTCCAACCCAGGGCAGCATCAGCCCCACGCCGCGGGTGTCGTCGGGGTTCTACGGCATCTACGACGGCGTCGGCGGAAGCATGAGCCAATCGATGCGCCAGCAGTTGTTCGCCTTGCTCGAGCAGTACGCGCCCAATTACGTGTACGTCACCGGCCACAGCCTGGGCGCGGCGCTGAGCCAGCTGTTCTCGCTCGACCTGGCGATCAGCCAGCCGCTGCCCTCGCTCAATCTCAATTTCTCCAGCCCGATGGTCGGCACCGAGGATTGGCAGACCGCGTACGAGCAGACCATCGCCGACAGCGCCAGCCTGCGCGTCTACAACTATTGGGACTACGTGCCGTCGCTGCCGCCGTCGCAGTTCGACTACCGCGCGGTCGGCATCGGGTTCCGCACTGCGTTCTATGTCGCCGGCGAGTGGTTCCCGCATCTGTTGTCGCGCCACTCCCTGGTCAATCTGACCACGGTGCTGAGCAATGCCTTGCCCAACAACCCGCAGCAGTGGGCCGGGCAGTTTCCCGATTACGTCGATGCCTCGCTGACCATGATCAGCACCTTCCCGCCGGCCTCGGCGGACGTGCAATGGGCCGATCAGATGCAGCAGCACATGGCCCTGGAGACATCGCTGAAGGCCGCGTCGTGA
- a CDS encoding plasmid replication/partition related protein, with the protein MDIVINESLKAYIDPLTADEYQSLEQSILAEGCRDALVLWGEMLVDGHNRYGICRKHGLPFQTVQNTRFRSIEDVHLWMIDQHLGRRSVSDFQRGILALRKREILAERRRAEAEAQPAQESQTPAAVEEHDDSPPWSTDASAFDSREALAKAARLSSNQVGLIEKIQKQATPEVVAAVKSGAISINAAAAVATLPAEEQRAAAMAGGSELKEAAKRARESKRKPREPKEPAPQPRDDAADNELHALRQRVAELTAENQALRDEIAQLQAALA; encoded by the coding sequence ATGGACATCGTCATCAACGAATCGCTCAAGGCCTATATCGACCCGTTGACCGCCGACGAGTACCAATCGCTGGAGCAGAGCATCCTCGCCGAAGGCTGCCGCGACGCCCTGGTGCTGTGGGGCGAGATGCTGGTCGACGGCCACAACCGCTACGGCATCTGCCGCAAGCACGGCCTGCCGTTCCAGACCGTGCAGAACACCCGCTTTCGTTCGATCGAAGACGTGCATCTGTGGATGATCGACCAGCACCTGGGCCGGCGCAGCGTCTCGGATTTCCAGCGCGGCATCCTGGCGCTGCGCAAGCGCGAGATCCTGGCCGAACGGCGCCGCGCCGAGGCCGAGGCGCAGCCCGCACAAGAAAGCCAAACGCCGGCGGCCGTCGAAGAGCACGACGACAGCCCGCCGTGGTCGACCGATGCAAGCGCATTCGACAGCCGCGAAGCCCTGGCCAAGGCCGCGCGGCTGAGCAGCAACCAGGTCGGTCTGATCGAGAAGATCCAGAAACAGGCCACGCCCGAAGTCGTGGCGGCGGTCAAATCCGGCGCGATCTCGATCAACGCCGCCGCCGCGGTCGCCACCTTGCCGGCGGAGGAACAACGCGCCGCGGCGATGGCCGGCGGCAGCGAGCTCAAGGAAGCGGCCAAGCGCGCGCGCGAGTCCAAGCGCAAACCGCGCGAGCCCAAGGAACCCGCGCCGCAGCCGCGCGACGACGCCGCCGACAACGAACTGCACGCACTGCGCCAGCGCGTCGCCGAATTGACCGCCGAGAATCAGGCCTTGCGCGACGAGATCGCTCAGTTGCAGGCGGCGCTGGCCTGA